One Angustibacter luteus genomic window carries:
- a CDS encoding VOC family protein yields MSHRLNPYLGFRDNAREAMEFYQSVLGGELTLSTFGEMQASEDPAEQDKVMHSMLETPAGLTLMAADTPNHMEYTPGTAISVSLSGDDDAELRRYWDGLSAGGTVAVPLEQAPWGDSFGMCTDRFGVAWLVNIAGRPQG; encoded by the coding sequence ATGAGCCACCGTCTGAACCCGTACCTCGGATTCCGCGACAACGCCCGTGAGGCCATGGAGTTCTACCAGTCCGTGCTCGGCGGCGAGCTCACGCTGAGCACCTTCGGCGAGATGCAGGCGAGCGAGGACCCGGCCGAGCAGGACAAGGTCATGCACTCGATGCTGGAGACGCCGGCCGGGCTGACCCTGATGGCTGCGGACACGCCGAACCACATGGAGTACACCCCGGGCACGGCGATCTCCGTGTCGCTCAGCGGGGACGACGACGCCGAGCTGCGCCGCTACTGGGACGGGCTCTCGGCCGGCGGGACGGTCGCCGTCCCGCTCGAGCAGGCGCCGTGGGGTGACAGCTTCGGGATGTGCACGGACCGGTTCGGGGTCGCCTGGCTGGTCAACATCGCCGGCCGCCCGCAGGGCTAG
- a CDS encoding nucleotidyltransferase family protein — translation MQVTGLVLAAGSSTRLGQPKQLLPYRGAPLLESALTTARSCGFDQLVVVLGGSYDQVRAEVDLSDAVVVRNEAHGAGCSSSIASSLVVVEAASDGLVLMLGDQPGVQPSSVADLLGAAGDSTLPDVAVCRYDDGWGHPMWFARTVFGDLTDLHGDKGVWRLLHSGRYDVREVPVPGPVPVDVDTWEDYQALLRAEPDAGAAS, via the coding sequence GTGCAGGTCACCGGCCTCGTGCTGGCCGCCGGCTCGTCGACCCGGCTGGGGCAGCCCAAGCAGCTCCTGCCCTACCGCGGTGCGCCGCTGCTGGAGTCGGCGCTGACCACCGCCCGGTCCTGCGGGTTCGACCAGCTGGTCGTCGTCCTGGGCGGCAGCTACGACCAGGTGCGCGCCGAGGTGGACCTGAGCGACGCGGTGGTCGTCCGCAACGAGGCCCACGGCGCGGGCTGCAGCTCGTCGATCGCCTCCAGCCTGGTCGTGGTCGAGGCCGCCTCGGACGGGCTCGTGCTGATGCTCGGTGACCAGCCCGGCGTCCAGCCGTCATCCGTCGCCGACCTGCTCGGTGCGGCCGGCGACAGCACCCTCCCCGACGTGGCAGTCTGCCGGTACGACGACGGCTGGGGGCACCCCATGTGGTTCGCGCGCACGGTGTTCGGCGACCTCACCGACCTGCACGGAGACAAGGGAGTCTGGCGGCTGCTGCACTCCGGCCGCTACGACGTGCGCGAGGTGCCCGTGCCCGGCCCGGTACCGGTCGACGTCGACACCTGGGAGGACTACCAGGCCCTGCTGCGGGCCGAACCCGACGCCGGGGCGGCCTCATGA
- the ppk2 gene encoding polyphosphate kinase 2: MTKLTKKVYEAELSRLQAELVTLQLWAKDTGSRVVVVFEGRDAAGKGGVITRITQYLSPRVVRIAALPAPTEREKSQWYFQRYVEHLPAAGEIVLFDRSWYNRAGVERVMGFCTPAQHHLFLRQCPAFEDMLIEDGILVRKYWFSVSDTEQQRRFESRLRDPLRQWKLSPMDLESITRWEDYSRAKDEMFEHTDTERSPWFVVESDDKRSARLNMIAHLLSTIPYRPVQGAPIDLPERPEPEGYQRPPRDQLRYVPDHVALLLGSQDGQDVR, encoded by the coding sequence ATGACGAAGCTGACCAAGAAGGTCTACGAGGCCGAGCTGTCCCGGCTGCAGGCCGAGCTCGTCACGCTGCAGCTGTGGGCGAAGGACACCGGAAGCCGGGTCGTGGTCGTCTTCGAGGGTCGCGACGCAGCGGGGAAGGGTGGCGTGATCACCCGCATCACGCAGTACCTGAGCCCCCGCGTCGTGCGCATCGCCGCGCTGCCCGCGCCGACGGAGCGCGAGAAGTCGCAGTGGTACTTCCAGCGGTACGTCGAGCACCTGCCGGCCGCGGGCGAGATCGTCCTGTTCGACCGCTCCTGGTACAACCGGGCCGGGGTCGAGCGGGTCATGGGGTTCTGCACGCCTGCCCAGCACCACCTGTTCCTACGCCAGTGCCCCGCCTTCGAGGACATGCTGATCGAGGACGGCATCCTGGTGCGCAAGTACTGGTTCTCGGTGAGCGACACCGAGCAGCAGCGCCGGTTCGAGTCCCGGCTGCGGGACCCCTTGCGGCAGTGGAAGCTGTCCCCGATGGACCTCGAGTCGATCACCCGGTGGGAGGACTACTCGCGGGCCAAGGACGAGATGTTCGAGCACACCGACACCGAGCGCAGCCCGTGGTTCGTGGTCGAGAGCGACGACAAGCGCAGTGCACGGTTGAACATGATCGCCCACCTGCTCTCGACGATTCCGTACCGGCCCGTGCAGGGGGCGCCGATCGACCTGCCCGAGCGTCCTGAGCCGGAGGGCTACCAGCGTCCGCCCCGCGACCAGCTGCGCTACGTGCCGGACCACGTGGCCCTTCTGCTGGGCAGCCAGGATGGGCAGGATGTGAGGTAG
- a CDS encoding NAD(P)-binding oxidoreductase, which yields MRIAIAGAHGQIGLRLGSLLAGRGDLVVGLHRKPEQEQALRAAGVSPSLLDLEATTVDELGDAIDGCDAVVFAAGAGPGSGLARKDTVDRAAALLLADAAERAGVRRYVLVSSTGVDRVRDGATPDGMDDVFVAYLRAKLAAEDDVRGRDLDWTVLRPGRLTDEPGTGSVTLSDAVQYGDVPRDDVAAVVVALLDEPRSAGLVLELVRGDVPIRQAVADAVR from the coding sequence ATGCGCATCGCCATCGCGGGAGCCCACGGTCAGATCGGTCTTCGACTCGGCAGCCTGCTGGCCGGCCGTGGCGACCTGGTGGTCGGGCTGCACCGCAAGCCGGAGCAGGAGCAGGCCCTGCGGGCCGCGGGGGTGAGTCCGTCCCTGCTGGACCTCGAGGCGACGACGGTGGACGAGCTGGGCGATGCGATCGACGGGTGCGACGCCGTGGTCTTCGCCGCCGGCGCCGGGCCGGGCAGCGGTCTGGCGCGCAAGGACACGGTCGACCGGGCGGCGGCGCTGCTGCTGGCGGACGCGGCCGAGCGGGCAGGCGTGCGCCGGTACGTCCTGGTGTCGTCCACGGGGGTTGACCGGGTCCGGGACGGCGCCACGCCCGACGGGATGGACGACGTGTTCGTCGCCTACCTGCGGGCCAAGCTGGCCGCGGAGGACGACGTGCGCGGGCGTGACCTCGACTGGACCGTCCTGCGTCCCGGCCGGCTCACCGACGAGCCAGGGACCGGGTCGGTGACGCTGTCGGACGCGGTGCAGTACGGCGACGTCCCCCGCGACGACGTCGCCGCGGTGGTCGTGGCGCTGCTTGACGAGCCGCGGTCCGCGGGACTGGTGCTTGAGCTGGTCCGCGGTGACGTGCCGATCCGGCAGGCGGTCGCGGACGCCGTCCGCTGA
- a CDS encoding MoxR family ATPase: MTQPWTSADDVRRELDAVDYLVDDGMATALHLALTLEQPLLLEGEPGVGKTAAAKALARALGADLIRLQCYEGLTASEALYEWNYQRQLLAIRLAESRHETLSDADLFTEEFLQERPILQAIRAKGPVAPVLLIDEIDRADDEFEALLFEFLGEASVTIPEIGTFVAQRRPVVVLTSNRSRELHDALRRRCLYHWIDFPEPTRAADILRRAVPAATEPLIGSATEFVGRVRGLDLDKPPGMAETIDWVSALAALGAAELVPQDVVRSLSALAKTPDDRASIIAAVEGATLGQPGSTG; encoded by the coding sequence ATGACCCAGCCGTGGACCAGCGCGGACGACGTCCGCCGTGAGCTCGACGCCGTCGACTACCTGGTGGACGACGGCATGGCGACCGCGCTGCACCTGGCCCTGACCCTCGAGCAGCCGCTGCTGCTCGAGGGTGAGCCTGGCGTCGGCAAGACGGCCGCCGCCAAGGCCCTTGCCCGCGCGCTCGGCGCCGACCTGATCCGGCTGCAGTGCTACGAGGGGCTGACCGCCTCGGAGGCCCTGTACGAGTGGAACTATCAGCGCCAGCTGCTGGCCATCCGGCTGGCCGAGTCACGGCACGAGACCTTGTCGGACGCCGACCTGTTCACCGAGGAGTTCCTGCAGGAACGCCCCATCCTGCAGGCGATCCGGGCCAAGGGGCCGGTCGCGCCGGTACTGCTGATCGACGAGATCGACCGGGCGGACGACGAGTTCGAGGCGTTGCTGTTCGAGTTCCTCGGCGAGGCCTCGGTGACGATCCCGGAGATCGGCACCTTCGTAGCGCAGCGGCGTCCCGTCGTCGTCCTGACGTCGAACCGCAGCCGCGAGCTGCACGACGCGCTCCGCCGGCGCTGCCTCTACCACTGGATCGACTTCCCCGAACCGACCCGGGCCGCCGACATCCTGCGCCGCGCCGTGCCGGCGGCGACCGAACCGCTGATCGGGTCGGCCACCGAGTTCGTCGGACGGGTGCGCGGCCTGGACCTGGACAAGCCACCCGGGATGGCCGAGACCATCGACTGGGTGTCGGCCCTGGCGGCACTCGGCGCGGCGGAGCTGGTGCCGCAGGACGTCGTCCGCAGCCTGAGTGCCCTGGCCAAGACTCCCGACGACCGGGCGAGCATCATCGCGGCGGTCGAGGGGGCGACGCTGGGGCAGCCCGGCAGCACGGGATGA
- a CDS encoding DUF5134 domain-containing protein produces the protein MAGPRWLDAVLAAVMVLSALVHGGRLLRASRTRETAPARMDVDVAHVAMSTAMATMLTVGLGAGASLVCAAAFVPLTCYFVARASQSLTAPQAAARSRLAGAAAPVRHATGGFAMVFMLVTGAGLAVTAGSVPSGHVHTALAASTSLTSAGPVASSSTPGPVSVVLVGLLLGTALWQLAGARRPSLREGCQVTMGLTMAYMLVVMA, from the coding sequence GTGGCGGGACCGAGGTGGCTGGATGCGGTGCTCGCTGCCGTGATGGTCTTGTCCGCCCTGGTGCACGGTGGACGGCTGCTGCGCGCGTCCCGCACGCGGGAGACGGCGCCGGCGCGCATGGACGTCGACGTCGCGCACGTGGCGATGAGCACCGCGATGGCGACCATGCTGACGGTCGGGCTGGGCGCCGGCGCGTCGCTCGTGTGCGCTGCCGCCTTCGTCCCGTTGACCTGCTACTTCGTGGCGCGGGCGAGCCAGTCGCTGACCGCGCCACAGGCCGCGGCGCGCTCGCGCCTGGCCGGTGCCGCGGCGCCCGTGCGGCACGCGACCGGCGGGTTCGCGATGGTCTTCATGCTGGTGACGGGCGCCGGCCTGGCGGTCACGGCGGGGTCTGTGCCCTCCGGCCACGTGCACACCGCCCTCGCGGCGTCGACGTCCCTGACGTCCGCCGGTCCGGTTGCGAGCTCGTCGACGCCCGGCCCGGTGAGCGTCGTCCTGGTCGGTCTGCTGCTGGGGACGGCGCTGTGGCAGCTCGCCGGAGCCCGCCGGCCCTCGCTGCGGGAGGGCTGCCAGGTGACGATGGGCCTCACCATGGCCTACATGCTGGTGGTCATGGCCTGA
- a CDS encoding dihydrofolate reductase family protein encodes MAKLIYSAIASLDGYVADADGGFDWAAPDEEVHRFVNDLERPIGTYLYGRRMYDVMAVWDNDPFLAGQPEVILDYARIWRAADKVVFSRTLDGVTGSRIRIERDFDPAAVRRLKESATADLSIGGPELAGQALGAGLVDEVHLILCPVLVGGGNAALPADVRLPLRLVSSQRFGSGVVHLHYEVVAGGAGPS; translated from the coding sequence ATGGCCAAGCTCATCTACTCGGCGATCGCCTCGCTGGACGGCTACGTGGCGGATGCCGACGGCGGCTTCGACTGGGCCGCCCCCGACGAGGAGGTGCACCGGTTCGTCAACGACCTCGAGCGGCCGATCGGCACCTACCTGTACGGCCGTCGGATGTACGACGTGATGGCGGTCTGGGACAACGACCCGTTCCTAGCGGGGCAGCCGGAGGTCATCCTCGACTACGCACGGATCTGGCGAGCCGCGGACAAGGTGGTCTTCTCCCGCACCCTCGACGGCGTGACGGGCTCGCGGATCCGGATAGAACGCGACTTCGACCCGGCCGCCGTCCGCCGACTGAAGGAGTCCGCCACGGCCGACCTCAGCATCGGTGGTCCGGAGCTCGCCGGCCAGGCGCTCGGCGCCGGGCTGGTGGACGAGGTGCACCTGATCCTGTGCCCGGTCCTGGTCGGCGGCGGGAACGCCGCTCTGCCGGCTGACGTCCGACTGCCGCTGAGGCTGGTGTCATCCCAGCGGTTCGGCAGCGGCGTCGTCCACCTGCACTACGAGGTCGTGGCCGGTGGAGCCGGTCCGTCCTGA
- a CDS encoding xanthine dehydrogenase family protein subunit M, translated as MQVPAPFDYERATSVDHAIGLLERLGSGSRLVAGGHSLLPMMKLRLANLEYLIDINDLHDELGYITVEPTRIRIGAMARHRELLESDDLAAHFPIVRDAERVIADPIVRNRGTLGGSLCQADPSEDLSAVCTTLAAECVIRSSSGERVVTMDEFHRGPYETAVADDEMLVEVRLPIRPGGSSAYEKVERRAGDWAVVSAGAAVWLDGGVISDARVGLAAVGPNTTGIAAVSQALRGQVPSEEAYASAGAIAAQSCRPTADGRGSVEYKRHLADELTRRALRRAVARATGEES; from the coding sequence ATGCAGGTTCCCGCCCCCTTCGACTACGAGCGCGCCACCAGCGTCGACCACGCGATCGGACTGCTGGAACGGCTCGGCAGCGGATCCCGGCTCGTCGCCGGTGGGCACAGCCTGCTGCCGATGATGAAGCTGCGGCTGGCCAACCTCGAGTACCTGATCGACATCAACGACCTGCACGACGAGCTCGGCTACATCACGGTCGAGCCGACCCGGATCAGGATCGGTGCGATGGCCCGGCACCGCGAGCTCCTCGAGTCGGACGACCTCGCGGCGCACTTCCCGATCGTCCGCGACGCGGAGCGGGTGATCGCCGACCCGATCGTCCGCAACCGCGGGACGCTCGGTGGCTCGCTGTGCCAGGCGGACCCGTCCGAGGACCTGTCGGCGGTCTGCACCACGCTGGCCGCCGAGTGCGTGATCCGCAGCAGCTCCGGGGAGCGGGTGGTCACGATGGACGAGTTCCACCGCGGCCCCTACGAGACCGCCGTGGCGGACGACGAGATGCTCGTCGAGGTCCGGCTACCGATCCGCCCGGGCGGCTCCAGCGCCTACGAGAAGGTCGAGCGCCGGGCCGGGGACTGGGCCGTGGTCTCCGCCGGCGCGGCCGTCTGGCTGGACGGCGGCGTGATCAGCGACGCCCGGGTCGGACTGGCCGCCGTCGGGCCCAACACCACCGGCATCGCAGCCGTCTCGCAGGCCCTGCGCGGCCAGGTCCCCAGCGAGGAGGCCTACGCCAGCGCCGGTGCCATCGCCGCGCAGAGCTGCCGGCCGACGGCGGACGGACGCGGCAGCGTCGAGTACAAGCGTCATCTCGCCGACGAGCTGACCCGACGGGCCCTGCGCCGCGCCGTCGCCCGCGCCACCGGTGAGGAGTCCTGA
- a CDS encoding (2Fe-2S)-binding protein, translating to MQVTMSVNGDEVTSEIEGRLLLVHYLRDHLGLTGTHWGCDTSNCGTCVVWLDDEPVKSCTVLAAMAGGHEVRTVEGLEKGTELDPVQQGFMNCHGLQCGFCTPGMMMTARALLDRNPDPTDGEIREAISGQICRCTGYATIVRSIHWAADHERAAAAAAASGALTGDEVVERVLEEADPSGGSETPQTVGAGSES from the coding sequence ATGCAGGTCACGATGAGCGTCAACGGCGACGAGGTCACCAGCGAGATCGAGGGGCGCCTGCTCCTCGTGCACTACCTGCGCGACCACCTCGGCCTGACCGGCACCCACTGGGGCTGCGACACCAGCAACTGCGGCACCTGCGTCGTCTGGCTGGACGACGAGCCGGTCAAGTCCTGCACCGTGCTGGCCGCGATGGCCGGCGGACACGAGGTCCGCACCGTCGAGGGGCTCGAGAAGGGCACCGAGCTGGACCCGGTGCAGCAGGGCTTCATGAACTGCCACGGACTGCAGTGCGGCTTCTGCACCCCCGGCATGATGATGACCGCCCGCGCCCTGCTCGACCGCAACCCCGACCCCACCGACGGCGAGATCCGCGAGGCCATCTCCGGTCAGATCTGCCGCTGCACCGGCTACGCGACCATCGTGCGCTCCATCCACTGGGCCGCCGACCACGAACGAGCCGCAGCGGCTGCCGCCGCCTCCGGCGCCCTCACCGGCGACGAGGTCGTCGAACGGGTCCTGGAAGAGGCCGACCCCTCCGGTGGCAGCGAGACCCCGCAGACCGTCGGCGCCGGGAGCGAGTCGTGA
- a CDS encoding IclR family transcriptional regulator domain-containing protein — MAGRGTGPDFVEALARGLDILTCFDVDHRRLSLSEVAAAAGLARPTARRLLKTLEELGFVRSVDGVFEPTPRVLALGMAYIASQGMWDIARPHLQDLVARTGESSSMAQLDGSDIVYVARVSVPKLIALRVEIGTRFPAVSTSQGKVLLAALTPAELDAALVEPSRSGLPPSIGRSPQQLADDLVQVRARGWALADEELAPGVRSIAVPVRDGAGAVRAAMNVTVHAAETSTERLLDEHLPRLIRTAGEVSAEWALWQSRPHVELVPDASTNAKRRA, encoded by the coding sequence ATGGCAGGGCGGGGGACGGGTCCGGACTTCGTCGAGGCGCTGGCCCGCGGGCTGGACATCCTGACCTGCTTCGACGTGGATCACCGACGGCTGTCGCTGAGCGAGGTCGCGGCGGCCGCCGGACTGGCCCGTCCGACGGCGCGGCGGCTGCTGAAGACGTTGGAGGAGCTGGGTTTCGTCCGCTCGGTGGACGGCGTGTTCGAGCCGACCCCGCGGGTGCTCGCGCTCGGTATGGCCTACATCGCCTCGCAGGGGATGTGGGACATCGCCCGTCCGCACCTGCAGGACCTGGTCGCCCGGACCGGGGAGTCGTCGTCCATGGCGCAGCTCGACGGGTCCGACATCGTCTACGTCGCCCGCGTGTCGGTGCCCAAGCTGATCGCGCTGCGGGTCGAGATCGGCACCCGCTTCCCGGCCGTGTCGACGTCCCAGGGCAAGGTGCTGCTGGCGGCGCTGACGCCCGCCGAGCTGGACGCCGCGCTGGTCGAGCCGAGCCGCTCGGGCCTGCCGCCGTCGATCGGGCGCTCCCCGCAGCAGCTCGCCGACGACCTCGTCCAGGTGCGGGCCAGGGGCTGGGCGCTGGCCGACGAGGAGCTCGCGCCGGGGGTGCGCTCGATCGCCGTGCCGGTGCGCGACGGCGCGGGCGCCGTCCGGGCCGCGATGAACGTGACCGTGCACGCGGCCGAGACGTCCACCGAGCGGCTGCTCGACGAGCACCTGCCCCGGCTGATCCGTACCGCCGGGGAGGTCAGCGCCGAGTGGGCGCTCTGGCAGTCGCGCCCGCACGTGGAGCTCGTCCCCGACGCCAGCACCAACGCCAAGCGCCGAGCGTGA
- a CDS encoding iron chaperone: MGKPPEDVDAYLETFPDDVRDVLGRIRRTAHDAVPGATEKISYGIPTLVLDGRSLVHFAGWKQHVSLYPAPDDHALAQRIEPYHNGKGTLRFPLDRPVPYDLVADVVRALAASRAD; this comes from the coding sequence ATGGGCAAACCACCAGAGGACGTCGACGCGTACCTCGAGACGTTCCCCGACGACGTCCGGGATGTCCTCGGGCGGATCCGCCGGACCGCGCACGACGCGGTGCCAGGGGCGACCGAGAAGATCAGCTACGGCATACCGACGCTGGTCCTGGACGGGCGCAGCCTCGTGCACTTCGCCGGCTGGAAGCAGCACGTCAGCCTCTACCCCGCGCCCGACGATCACGCTCTGGCGCAACGGATCGAGCCGTACCACAACGGCAAGGGCACGCTGCGCTTCCCGCTGGACCGACCGGTCCCCTACGACCTCGTGGCGGACGTGGTGCGCGCGCTGGCCGCGTCCCGGGCGGACTAG
- a CDS encoding aerobic carbon-monoxide dehydrogenase large subunit, which translates to MLRKEDPRFLRGKGHYLDDVQLPGMLHLAILRSPVAHARIVSIDTSAAEAHPKVKAVVTGETLAGLGLAWMPTLSNDVQAVLATDKVRFQGQEVAFVVAEDRYAARDALELIDVEYDMLQPVIDVRTALADDAPVIRDDLEGKTNNHCFDWETGDAAATEAAFARADVVVSQDIVYPRVHPAPMETCGSVADYDRIDGRLTLWSTSQAPHAHRTLYAIVAGLPEHKIRVISPDIGGGFGNKVPIYPGYVCSIVGSIVTGKPVKWMEDRSENLVSTGFARDYVMRGEIAATRDGKILAIRTNVLADHGAFNGTAAPVKYPAGFFGVFTGSYDIEAAYCHMTAVYTNKAPGGVAYACSFRITEAVYLVERIVDCLALELAMDPVALRIKNFIQPDQFPYTTKTGWVYDSGDYEPTMREAMRIAGYDELRREQAEKRERGELMGIGVAFFTEAVGAGPRKDMDILGLGMADGCELRVHPTGKAVVRLSVQSQGQGHETTFAQIVAEEIGIPPADIDVVHGDTDQTPFGLGTYGSRSTPVSGAAAALVARKVRDKARIIASGMLEVSVADLDWDKGSFHVKGDPTKAVTIQEIAMRAHGAGDLPDGVEGGLEAQICYNPENLTYPHGAYICVVDIDPGTAQVKVRRFIAVDDCGTRINPMIIEGQVHGGLTDGVGMALMEIIAFDEDGNCLGGSLMDYLIPTALEVPDWETGFTVTPSPHHPIGAKGVGESATVGSPPAIVNAVIDALQPYGVRHADMPLTPSRVWDAMQGNATPPI; encoded by the coding sequence ATGCTGCGCAAGGAGGACCCACGCTTCCTGCGCGGCAAGGGGCACTACCTCGACGACGTCCAGCTGCCCGGGATGCTGCACCTGGCGATCCTGCGCTCACCGGTCGCCCACGCGCGGATCGTCAGCATCGACACCAGCGCGGCCGAGGCGCACCCGAAGGTCAAGGCCGTCGTCACCGGTGAGACGCTGGCCGGGCTCGGCCTGGCGTGGATGCCGACGCTGTCCAACGACGTCCAGGCGGTGCTGGCCACCGACAAGGTCCGCTTCCAAGGCCAGGAGGTCGCCTTCGTCGTCGCCGAGGACCGTTACGCCGCAAGGGACGCGCTCGAGCTGATCGACGTCGAGTACGACATGCTCCAGCCCGTCATCGACGTCCGGACGGCGCTCGCGGACGACGCGCCGGTGATCCGGGACGACCTCGAGGGCAAGACGAACAACCACTGCTTCGACTGGGAGACCGGCGATGCGGCGGCCACCGAGGCCGCCTTCGCCCGCGCCGACGTCGTGGTGAGCCAGGACATCGTCTACCCCCGCGTGCACCCGGCGCCCATGGAGACCTGCGGGTCCGTCGCCGACTACGACCGGATCGACGGCCGCCTCACCCTGTGGTCGACGTCCCAAGCGCCGCACGCCCACCGCACCCTGTACGCCATCGTGGCCGGTCTTCCCGAGCACAAGATCCGGGTCATCTCGCCGGACATCGGCGGCGGGTTCGGCAACAAGGTGCCGATCTACCCGGGCTACGTGTGCTCCATCGTCGGCAGCATCGTCACCGGCAAGCCGGTGAAGTGGATGGAGGACCGGTCGGAGAACCTGGTCAGCACCGGCTTCGCCCGCGACTACGTGATGCGCGGTGAGATCGCGGCGACCCGCGACGGCAAGATCCTCGCGATCCGCACCAACGTGCTCGCCGACCACGGAGCGTTCAACGGCACCGCTGCGCCGGTGAAGTACCCGGCCGGCTTCTTCGGCGTGTTCACCGGCAGCTACGACATCGAGGCCGCCTACTGCCACATGACGGCCGTCTACACCAACAAGGCCCCCGGTGGCGTCGCCTACGCCTGTTCGTTCCGGATCACCGAGGCCGTGTACCTGGTCGAGCGCATCGTGGACTGCCTGGCGCTGGAGCTCGCCATGGACCCGGTCGCCCTGCGGATCAAGAACTTCATCCAGCCCGACCAGTTCCCGTACACGACGAAGACCGGCTGGGTGTACGACTCCGGCGACTACGAGCCCACCATGCGCGAGGCGATGCGGATCGCGGGCTACGACGAGCTGCGCCGCGAGCAGGCCGAGAAGCGCGAGCGCGGTGAGCTGATGGGCATCGGCGTCGCGTTCTTCACCGAGGCGGTCGGCGCCGGACCCCGCAAGGACATGGACATCCTGGGCCTCGGCATGGCCGACGGCTGCGAGCTGCGGGTGCACCCGACGGGCAAGGCCGTCGTCCGGCTGTCCGTGCAGTCCCAGGGGCAGGGGCACGAGACCACGTTCGCCCAGATCGTGGCGGAGGAGATCGGCATCCCGCCCGCCGACATCGACGTCGTGCACGGGGACACCGACCAGACGCCCTTCGGGCTGGGCACGTATGGCAGCCGCTCGACGCCGGTCTCCGGAGCGGCAGCGGCCCTGGTGGCCCGCAAGGTCCGGGACAAGGCACGGATCATCGCCTCCGGGATGCTCGAGGTGTCGGTCGCAGACCTGGACTGGGACAAGGGTTCCTTCCACGTCAAGGGCGACCCGACGAAGGCGGTGACCATCCAGGAGATCGCGATGCGGGCGCACGGCGCCGGCGACCTGCCGGACGGCGTCGAGGGCGGGCTCGAGGCACAGATCTGCTACAACCCGGAGAACCTCACCTACCCGCACGGCGCGTACATCTGCGTGGTCGACATCGACCCCGGGACCGCGCAGGTGAAGGTGCGCCGGTTCATCGCGGTGGACGACTGCGGCACCCGGATCAACCCGATGATCATCGAGGGTCAGGTGCACGGCGGCCTCACCGACGGCGTCGGCATGGCGCTGATGGAGATCATCGCGTTCGACGAGGACGGCAACTGCCTGGGCGGCTCGCTGATGGACTACCTGATCCCCACCGCGCTGGAGGTGCCGGACTGGGAGACCGGCTTCACGGTGACCCCGTCACCGCACCACCCGATCGGGGCCAAGGGCGTGGGGGAGTCCGCGACGGTCGGCTCGCCGCCGGCCATCGTGAACGCCGTCATCGACGCGCTGCAGCCGTACGGCGTCCGGCACGCCGACATGCCACTCACCCCCTCGCGGGTCTGGGACGCCATGCAGGGCAACGCGACCCCGCCGATCTGA
- a CDS encoding XdhC family protein has translation MSARVAELTSARVPFVHATVVRAQEPTSARPGDDAVVHADGTIEGFVGGHCAQGSVRTAALQALADGDPVLLRVLPDDAEHFPDSPSARVVVNPCLSGGALEIFLEPQLPAPLVCVVGDTPITTALLALTAQLGFVGRTAPTGASTTSTPGATAVVVASHGSGEVEAIRSALDGGVPFIGLVASRRRGAAVLDEMGLSDAERARVRTPVGLDIGARTAEEIALSILADVVRAVRVDGVGAADPIPAPVADVAIDPVCGMTVVVGADAIHLHDGDGDHYFCATGCRDRYSAQVRP, from the coding sequence ATGAGCGCTCGTGTCGCCGAGCTCACCTCGGCGCGGGTGCCGTTCGTGCACGCGACCGTCGTGCGCGCCCAGGAGCCGACGTCGGCCCGCCCCGGGGACGACGCGGTCGTCCACGCGGACGGCACCATCGAGGGGTTCGTCGGCGGGCACTGCGCCCAGGGCTCGGTGCGCACCGCGGCCCTGCAGGCGCTGGCGGACGGCGACCCCGTGCTGCTGCGCGTCCTGCCCGACGACGCCGAGCACTTCCCGGACTCGCCGAGCGCCCGGGTGGTGGTGAACCCGTGCCTGTCCGGCGGCGCGCTCGAGATCTTCCTGGAGCCGCAGCTGCCCGCGCCCCTGGTCTGCGTGGTGGGGGACACCCCGATCACCACGGCGCTGTTGGCGCTGACCGCGCAGCTCGGCTTCGTCGGCCGAACGGCGCCGACCGGCGCCTCCACCACCTCTACCCCAGGGGCGACGGCGGTCGTCGTCGCCTCGCATGGCAGTGGTGAGGTCGAGGCGATCCGCTCGGCGCTCGACGGCGGCGTGCCCTTCATCGGGCTGGTGGCCAGCCGGCGCCGGGGGGCAGCGGTCCTCGACGAGATGGGGCTGTCCGACGCCGAGCGCGCCCGGGTCCGGACCCCGGTCGGGCTGGACATCGGGGCGCGCACCGCCGAGGAGATCGCGCTGTCGATCCTGGCCGACGTGGTCCGCGCGGTCCGGGTGGACGGTGTGGGCGCCGCCGACCCGATCCCCGCCCCCGTCGCCGACGTCGCCATCGACCCGGTGTGCGGGATGACCGTCGTGGTCGGGGCCGACGCCATCCACCTGCACGACGGCGACGGGGACCACTACTTCTGCGCCACCGGATGCCGGGACCGGTACTCCGCCCAGGTCAGGCCCTGA